The DNA segment GACCAACTCCCGCCGGACCTCCGGCAGCAAAAACCCGAGATCCTCCCGGCTCAACCCACCCGCCGGCACACCACCAAAACCCGCACCAGAACCCAACTGAAGACCAGGACCCCGACGCAACCCCACAACCTCAGCCGCAGCAAACGCACCCGGATTCCACTGAATCCCCAGCACATTCCCATCACCATCAAAAAGAGTCACCCTGGAAATAAACTCCGGACGAATACCCTTCCAGAAAGCAACCTCCTGCTGCGCCGGATACGCATGCAAAGGAAGACTCGCCAAAAAATCATACCCACCCGGCGCATCAATATGATACCGATACGTGACACCACCCTGCACCGACCACGCAGGACGAGGACCCTCCTCACCGAACACACCATCACGCGTCGTACTCACCAACGCCGTATGAATATGGTCAGCCTGATAAGCCCGAATACTCACAGGCCGCTTACCATTATGCGGCCGGAAACCCTCAACAAAAATTATCCCCGGCCCACGGGTATCCCACCGGAACAACGGCTCCAAATCCGTACGATAAGCAACCCGAACCGCCCCGGCCCCCGTAACCGGATCACCCGCAAGCTCCCCTACCCGCGCAACAGGAAGATCCTCAGGCCGCGGCCCATACTCACTCTCCCCAAAACCAACCACAGGCTGCGGAACAAAAGAAGTCTCCCGAGCAAACCGCTGATACTCCTCCCGGAAAAACTCCGCACCCGACTCATTCTCATCATCCGACGGATACCACTCACTCTCCACCGAAGGAGAACGAGAAAAAGCAGGACGCCCCGAAGGACCAGCATTTGACTGACCCGCATCCGAAGGACCGAACAGACCAGCACCCCACACCTCACCGGGCGCCCCACCACGCCGACGGGTCGGCTGACCGTCCACGATGGTCTGCGCGATCGCCTCACCCTGAACACGCATCGGCTGACGGAGAATCCAGCCGTCCAGCCCCGCATGCAACCGCACCACCTCATCCGGCGACGGCTGATACCGAACACCCGGCAGCAACCGGACCAACTCCCGCCGGACCTCCGGCAGCAAAAACCCGAGATCCTCCCGGCTCAACCCACCCGCCGGCACACCACCAAAACCCGCACCAGAACCCAACTGAAGACCAGGACCCCGACGCAACCCCACAACCTCAGCCGCAGCAAACGCACCCGGATTCCACTGAATCCCCAGCACATTCCCATCACCATCAAAAAGAGTCACCCTGGAAATAAACTCCGGACGAATACCCTTCCAGAAAGCAACCTCCTGCTGCGCCGGATACGCATGCAAAGGAAGACTCGCCAAAAAATCATACCCACCCGGCGCATCAATATGATACCGATACGTGACACCACCCTGCACCGACCACGCAGGACGAGGACCCTCCTCACCGAACACACCATCACGCGTCGTACTCACCAACGCCGTATGAATATGGTCAGCCTGATAAGCCCGAATACTCACAGGCCGCTTACCATTATGCGGCCGGAAACCCTCAACAAAAATTATCCCCGGCCCACGGGTATCCCACCGGAACAACGGCTCCAAATCCGTACGATAAGCAACCCGAACCGCCCCGGCCCCCGTAACCGGATCACCCGCAAGCTCCCCTACCCGCGCAACAGGAAGATCCTCAGGCCGCGGCCCATACTCACTCTCCCCAAAACCAACCACAGGCTGCGGAACAAAAGAAGTCTCCCGAGCAAACCGCTGATACTCCTCCCGGAAAAACTCCGCACCCGACTCATTCTCATCATCCGACGGATACCACTCACTCTCCACCGAAGGAGAACGAGAAAAAGCAGGACGCCCCGAAGGACCAGCATTTGACGGACCCGCATCCGAAGGACCGAACAGACCAGCACCCCACACCTCACCGGGCGCCCCACCACGCAGCAGGCCGGAGAACCACGGCCGGGCCTCGCGGCCACCCCGAGCCTCGATCTCGCGCTGGACCAGGCCCTGCGCGATGCCTTCCCCCAACTGACGGGGCGAAAGGTGCGCGGTACCGAACGGGCGAACGTCATACCACTGCCGCAACTCCTCCGGACTCGGCAGATCCACCTGCCCAGCCCCATGGTGCAGCCGCGCCAACTCGGCGTTCATCGCGTCCAGCATCACGTCTTCCGGCGGTCGCTCCACCACCACGCGACCGGGCGACGGCAGACTCTGGTCCCCAGGCGCGGACGGGTCGTCGAAGACATCGCCGATGGCGTCCTCGATGGAGTCCGAGGTCTGCTCGGCCGGGGCCTCGGAGACGGCCTCGTCCTGGTCCTGGCCTTCCGCCCGGGCGGCGGCCCGGCCGGCTGAGAAGGCGTCAGTGGTGGCCGCCTCCCGCTGCGCCCACGCGTCGGAGAGGGTGCGGGGCGCCCACAGCTTGCGGGCGCCCAGCCAGTCGTCGGGGAAGTTGTCGGCGATGTCCTTCAGACGGTCCGCCGCCATGGCACGGTCGCCCAGCAGCGTCGTGAACCCCTGTCCCGCCGCGTGCAGCGCGGCGCCCTCCTCGACCTCGAAGGTGAGGTGGTCGGGAAGGAGAGAGGCCATGTCGTGCAGTGCGGCGCTCCACGGCCCGGTCTTGGCCGACAGTTCGCGCAGCGGGAAGAGCCCCTGGCCGATGACGGAGGCGAAGGCGGTCTCCACGCGCTCCTCGTGCCCCTCGCGAGCCCGCGCGATCGCGTCCGGGGTGAGGACGCTGAACGGCTGAGCCTCCTGCCAGTCGGCCAAGGTGTCGTTGAAGACGCGCTGGCCCTGTTCCTTGGCCACCTGCCAGGTGGACTCGCGGAGGATACGCGCGCTGAGCTGCTCCTGCCCGGTCAGCTCCCGCAGGGCCTCGTGGAAGGCCTTCATCCGGCCGCCGCGGCCGGCGGGGCCGAACTCGTTGTCCTCGAAGTGGTCCTCGTACAGGTCGAGGGCGTCACGGGCCAGGCCCATCCGTACACGGTCGCGGACGCCGGCGGTCAAGGGAGCGCCGGTGAGATCGCCGAGGCGCGAGGAGGATGTGTCGCTCTCGCCATGCTGCTGCTGCCAGGAGTCCAGTGCCTCGCCGGACCGCTCCCTGGCGTCGCGCACGAGGTGTTCGCGGATCGCCTGGTGGGCGACGCGCTCCGGCAGCCCGCCGAGCACCGTGTCGGCCTGCTCGTGCCAGGCGTCCAGGCGCCTGGTCTGCGTCCGGCCGCTGTCGTCGGCGAAGATGTCGTCGTACATGCCGCGGAACGCCTCGTCCAGCGTGGCCCCCGCCTCGGCCCGCAGCAAGTCCCAGCTCTCCGGGGCGAGGTGCAGGCCGCTCGCGTCGAACCGCGAAGGTCCCACCGCGTCGCGGCCGGCCGCCGTCCGCTCGTGCGTCTCGGCCTCGAACGCGGCGAACTGGGCGTGAGCGTAGGCGTTGAGGTGCTCCTGCGGCCGCTGCGCGATGTCCCTCAGGCTTTGGTCTACGCGCTCCCGCGTCTGTTCGTAGGCGACACGCGCGGCCAGCGCGTGCTTCGCCCAGCCGAGTGCCTGGCGCCACTTCCGCGTGCCGAGGTCCAGGGAGTCCCGCAGGTTGTCGCGGAGCCCGGGGCCGGCGGGCAGCGTCTGCGCCACGGCGCTGGAGAGACGTTCTTCGAGCAGGGGCCACACATGGGCCGCCGCTGCCGCGAAGACCGGGTCCTGCTCCTCGCCGTGACCGGACGCGGCCAGCGCGTCGACGGCGCCCCGCGCACGGTCCAGCGCCTTCTGCCGCACGCCCGCGCGGAGGAACGCGTCGGCCAGGTTCTCGCGCGTATCGGGGCCACTGGTCTTGTCGAGAGCCTCCTGCGCGTCGCCCAGGATGGCGTCGAAGGTCTGGCGCGCGCGGTCCAGGACCGTCTGCCGCACCCCCTCACGGGTGAACGCGTCGGTCAGCCTCCCCGGCAGGTCCTGGGTGTCGTCGGCCCCGGTGAACACCTCCCTGGCACGGTCGTCGAGAGTGCTCCGGCGCACCTGGTCCCTGAGGCCCTCGGGCAGCCGCTGCCCTTCGAGTCCCGCGGCCCAGGCCAGGTAGGCGGTGTTGAAGGCGAGCTGCTGGTCGTCGGAGAGTTCGAACGGGTCTTCCTGCGGCGCCGTCTGCTCGACCACCCCGTCCTCGGTGGCAATCAGCCGGGCGGCCTCCTGCTCGTCGCTGAAGCCCTTGGCCGCCTGCTCCATTTCGGCGTCGTACTTGCCGTAGATCCTGATCTGCTCGTCCTGCCACGCGGCGTTCCGCCAGTCACCGGCGTCGATACGCGAGGGGGCCGGTACGAGTGCGGGCCGCCGTCCTGTGGTGTCCTCGCTCCGCCACGCCTCCGCCTGCTCCGCGGTCTTCTCCGCCAGCCGGGCCTTCACGTAGTCGTCGCGCAGCTCGCGGTTCCTGTCCGCCATCCAGTCATGCGTCTCGGGCAGCTCAGGGACCGTCCCGGTCGCCGCCGAATCGGCCGTGAGACCGGAGAATTCCTGGTGGACGAGGCCGCGGGTGCGTGCGGCCCTGCGCAGGGCGGCGAGCTGCCGCTCGAAGTCCGCGGACAGTCCGTCCCAGGCGCGCGGCCCCATCTGGCGCAAGCCCTCGGTGAACTCATCAAGGAGGGCTTGGCGCTCCTTCTTGTACCAAAGCATCACCTCCGGGTGCCAGTCGTCCGGAGAGGTGAAGTCCGCGATCTGCTTCAGCTTCCGGTCGAATTCACCGCCGGTGCGGGCCTGCGCCATGAGGTCCAGTGCGTTGCGTCGAAGATCCTGGCCGAGGCGGTCCCGCACCTCTTGGACCCGCTCCTCCTGGGACCGCTCCTCCTGGGCCTCTTCCGCGGCGGCGTTCGGGGCCTGGTCCCGCTCCTGTCCCTGGACATCCTCGGGAGCCCGGTCCGATGCCTGGGCCTGGGCCTGCCCCTGGGTTTCGGCCGGGGCCTCGGTCTGGGCCTGGGCGTCGTCGTGGGCCGTCTCCTCGATGGCGGGCTGCCGCGCGTCGGCGGTGTCCTGGCCCGCCGCGTTCCAGTCCCCGATGAAGTCCTGCTCCATCCGGCCCACTTGGTGCCGGTACCAGTCGATGGCCTTGCGGTCCCCCTGCATCGTGCCCAGGGCGATGTTCGAGGCGCCGTCGTTGCCGTACAGGCGGGTGGCCGACTCGAACGCCGACTTCGCGGCGTGGTCGGCACTCCAGTCCTGGTACGCCTGCTCGTAGCGCGTGCGGAAATCCGCGACGACCTCGTCCAGCGGGCCGTTCTCCGTGGCCTGCCGACCGTCGTTCTCCGCGGCCTGCCGCGCCCCTGCCGCCTCGGCGGCCCGTGGCACCGCGGCGGCCATGAAATCGTCCTCAAGCTGCTTGGCTTGAGGGGTCTCCGAGAACCATCCCCCGTGGAAGGAAGGCCTCGACCACGTCACAGACTCGACGTGATCCTCGAAGGCCAGCTGGGCCACGCCCTGGGCCAGCCGTTCCTGCTGCGCTGCCTTGAGCTGGTCCTCGATCCGCGCGGTCAGCTCGTCGAGGCCGGTGTCCTGCCCCTGCTCCATCGAGGCGTCGGCGAACCACTCGCGGACCTTGTCCGCCGGACCGGGCAGGCCGGAGAGGTCGGGGTGGGTCCCCAGGAACGCGTCGAACCTGCGATACGCCTCGTCCCGCTGGGCGGCGGACGCACGCACGTCGTCCAGCGCGGTCGCGGTCTCGGTCTGGACGGGCGAGGGGTCCTGTTCCCGCTCCCGCTCTCCCCCGAGTTCCCGCTCCCCGCCGAGTTCCCGCTCTCCCCCGAAGTCCGACTCGGTCTCGTCGGCGTGCGTCCGGGTGGCGGTGGGTACGGCCTCCGGCTCGCTCGTCCCCGGCCCGGCCGTGGCGTGCTCCCGCACCCCTTCGGACTCATGTCCTGCGGACGTGGGCGCTTCCGCCTGGTCCGCGTGCCCCTCCGGAGCGTCCTCCACCGTCGGCGACCGGTAACCCTGCCGGTCGCCCGACGCGGAAGCCCCCTCCGTGGCGTGGGCCTCGCCCGTGGCGGGTACCTCACCCTTGGCGTGCGCCTCACCCGTAGCGTTCGCCTCGCCCGTGGCGTGGGCCTCATCGCCGGTGCCCGACAGCGCCTCCGCCTTCTGCCGCGCGTCGTTGCCGAGCGCCTCGTAGGCCGCCCGGTTGTTGGTGGCGACCGGCTCCTGGGGAAGCTCCCTGGGCGGCGGCTCGGGTGTCCGCTCGGCCATCATGAGCTGGTCGCCGAGAAGGGCGTCACCGGGCTCGTCCCTCGTCGCCCCCCGGCCCTCCGGTTCGCGGCTGCCCCTGGCGGGTACGCCGTCGCCCGCGCGGGCGCCTGATCCGGTCGGGGTGCCCGCCGGGTGCGAGCCCCCTGCGGGGCCCGCGGGTCCCGCGCCCCCCGGCATATCCGATGGGGCGCCTGGCATATCCGATGGGGCGTCGTCGTCGGAACGTCCGCCGGGCGGGCCCGAGAGGTCCTTGTCCTTCAGAAGGTCGTCGAGACTCAGCAACTGCGAGACATCAGTTTTGCCGGGGGAATCGGGGCTGCCGTCCCCGCGGTCCTCGTTCCCGAGGCCCTCGTCGACGATGCGGTCCAGCCGGCCGTCATCCGGTCGGTCGACGCGCTGGCTCAACTCCACGTTGAGCGCCTGGATGTGCTCCCGTTCGGTGAGAGCGGCATCCAGCTGCTCCCGCAGCTCGTCGATGCGGCTGCGCATCTCGGCGGCCGTCCCGGACTCGGGGTCCGGCCGCCGCGCCGGCGGCGCATCGATGTCGCGCCCGGCGCCGACGCCCTCGGCGTCCGCGCCCGTGTCACGCGACCCGGGCCGCATCATGTCTTTCAGTAGCGCTTCGTTCCGCTTGGCCTGCAACTCGTCGATTTCTCCACGCAGTTGCCCGACGCGCTCCAGGCGGGCCTTCTCGCGGCCGGCCAGGTGGTCCTCCAGCGCGTCATTCCTGCGCACCGCCTCCGCACTGTCCGGCGCGTCACGCAACTCCTGATGCAGCTGTGCCGTGCGCGCGTCGCCCGTCCCCTCGCCGAGGGCGTTCAGACGCTCGGCCAGTTCCTCTCCACTCGGCGGCGCCTCGCGCTCTCCGTCGGGCCGCAAGCGATCCAGCCGCCCCTGGAGGCCCTGGTCCATCCGGTACTCGTGCAGTTCCTCCTGCGCGCGGGCCGCGTCCGCCGCGTCGTCCCCGTCTATCCGTTTCTGCAGCCCCTTCGCGTGATCGTCCTGGTCGCCCTTGAACGTGTCGAGACGAGCCCGCAGGTCGTCCTCGGAAGGCAGGGCATGCCCGCTTCCAGGACCGGCCTCCTCCGCCTCGTCAGCGAGGATGCTGTCCAGGCGGTCCTGCAACTCCCGTTCTGTGCGGTGCTGTTCGAGCTGCTCCATCGCCCGCGCCGCCTGCTCCGGGGTGGCGGCGTTCTCGACCCTGCGCAGCAGCGCCGTCTCCACCTCATCGGTGGAGGCCCCGCGAAACCCGTCGAACCTGTCCTGTATCGCGGCGTCGTCCAGGAGCTCGTTCAGCTCGGAGTCGATGTCCCGTGCCCTACGTGGGTCCGAGGTCTGCGCCAGCTCACGCCGCAGGTTCTCCAGTGTGGCGTCGTACGGCTGCGCCGCGTCCCTGCCGGTCAAGACCTCGGCAGGGAGCTGCTGCTCGACGAAGTTGGTGTAGTCGCGCAGGTTTACGTCCGTCTGGTCCCGGTCTTCGCCACGCCGTGCCTCCTGGACGGCGTCGACCTTCGCCTGCCACTCCGCACGGTCCACACCAAGCTCTTCGAAACGGTCGAAACCGCGCTCGACGTGGCTGTCGAAGGCCTTCAGGCGCTGGTTGAGCACGTGCGCGCCGGTCGTATGCCGGAACGCGGACAGGCGCTCGACCACCGAGGTCCACTGTCTGTTGGCGATCGCCTCGTCGATGGCGTCGGTGAATTCGCGACGCATGTCGCGGGACATCCCGGACTCCCTGGCCACCTCGGCCAGAGCCTCCGACCGCTGAGCCAGCCCCTCCCCCACCCTGGCCGGTGGGGTGCTAGGCACGGCGGGAGCGTCCCGCACCGGATTGCTCGCGTTGGGATCATGAGCCGGTGCGTCAGGGGCCGCGAGCCCCTCAAGCGGTTCGTCCCCCGCGACCGAGCTGGCCGGCGTGTCCGCTCGCCGTCCGGCGGACTCCGCGTCGTCGGACGCCCTGGATCCCAGGGAACTCGGCGCCGTGCTCTCGGTGCTCTCGGAGTTCACCGACAGCTCGTCGTCCTGCGGCCTGCGGACCCCGGAGCCGGTCGCCGAACGGGTCTGCCGTGCCCGCTCGCTCCCACCGGACTCCGGCCGCTGACCGGTGGAGCCGACCGTGCTCGCCTCGGACGCACCGGACCTCGTGGAGCCCTGTGCCGGGCCCTCGGCGCTCACCGGCGGCCGGTCCGAAGACAGCCTGGGAGCTTCGGACCCGGTCACCGGACGAGACATGCCGGTACGCCCGGACGCGCCACTGGGCGCCTCCCGCTCCAGGCCCTGCCCGGGGAGCCGTACGCCACCGGCGCCGGTCGTGGTCTCCCGCGCGCCGTTCGTGGACGGGCCGCCCGCGGACGCGCCCGGCGCATCCGTGGACCGAACTCCACCCGGCGCATCCGTGGACCGGATTCCGCCCGGTACGGCGGTCGACGGGCTGCCGCCGCCCCGCGTCACCGGCGACGCGACCGGCTGCCACGGGCCGCCCGACTCGTCGAAGCCGGGGTAGCGCTTGACCTGGTGTCCACCAGTCGCTTCGGTGACATCCTCCGCGGGACGCTCCCGGGCGGTCGGCCCGGTTCCCCTCGGCGCCGTCTCGGCGGGACGTGAGGAGCCCCCGGTACCGACGGGCGCGCCCATGCCCCCGCCGGACTCGCCGCCTTCCTCCCGATGCGTGCCCTGGCCCCCGGACCGCGAGGACTGGTCCGCCACACTCTGGCCCGGCCCGTCATGAACCTGACGCGCACCCTCACCCTCACCGGACCCGCCACGCACCCCCTGCGGACCGCCCTGGTCCGCCCCATCGACCGGCCGCGCGTTCTGCGAGCCGCCGTCGGCCGGCACATCCCGTACCGGCCCCTGCGCCCCACCCTCGCCCGGTACGTCCTGGTGCGAGGGCCGCACCGGTTCCCCGGCGCTCGGGTCCGACCCACCACGGTCAGTGCCCCCGGACGTGACACCCTGGCCCGCCCCGTCGTGGACCCGCTCGCCCACCTCGTGCGAGGGCTGCGGGGCCTCGGCGCCCCTGCCATCGTTCGTGACGGCGTTCTGCTCCGGCGCGGACGGGTGCTGCGAGGGCCTGTCGAACCCGGCCAGCCCCTCATGGCCGGACTGCGGTGTCGACTCCTCGAAGTTCAGGCCGCGCTCGCCCTGCGGCGCGTCGGCGTGCTGGGCGCCCTCCAGCCACGAGTCCAGCCGGCCACTCTGCGGACCCGGGACCCCGGCCAGGTTGTCCGGGGTCAACGACGCTTCGCCGGAAACCCGCCCGCTGCCCGACGGCGCGTCGGTGCCGGACATGCCGGGCACCTCACGGACGTTCGGCGTCCCTTCGTCGCTGCTGAGCCTCGATACCTCGGAAAGGTTGTCGGCACCGCTCCTGCCCGGCAGGGAAGGGACGCTCGACTCCCCCGACTCGCTCGCTGTGCCCTCGCGCGTCCCGGCCCCTCGCTGGCCGCCGGAACCGCCCGAGGATGAGCCGCTCGATGTCGAGAGACCGTCCCTGGTGGCCGAGTAGCCGCCCGACACAGCCGTACCGGAGGACGACTCCGAGCCCGTACCGCGCGACGAGGAGGGCCCTTCCGCGGACAAGCCGTCCCCGGTGTCCCGCAGCAGCGGCGTCCGGCTGTCGCCGGAGAACGCCGACGGGCTGTATCCGGAACCGCGCGACGATGTGGGCGCGTCCACGGAGAAGCCGTCGCTCCCGCCGCCGTCCCTGCCCAGCAGGGGCGTCCGGCTGTCGCCTGAGAACCCCGACGAGCTGTACCGACGACCGTCCCCTCCGGCCGACTTCGACGGCCCGCCACGCACCGAACCGTCGTCGCCGCCCAGCTCCCAGTAACCGTTGCGGATCTTCGGACCGCGGTTGACCAGCCCGATGTCCTTGAAGCCACCCTTGCCCGACCCGGCCCCCAGATCGGGCAGTTCGAGCGACGGCGGGTTCCTGAAGTTGCCGAAGTACGAACGGACGCCGCCGTACTTGGCGTTGAAGTTGGCCTTCGCCGTCGGGATGTGGCCGATCGCACCACCCACCGCACCCGCCAGGAAACCCAGCAGGGGTGAACCCTCCATGTCGAACGCCGCATCGGTGGCCGCCATGCCGGCCGCGCCGCCGATACCACCCACGAGCATCTTGCCCAGCAGCGTGCCGATGACCTTCTGGCCAATCTTGCTCAGGCCCGCCCCGGCGAAGAGACCACCCGTGATCGCACCATTGATCGCGCCGGCCCCGGCGGCGATGCCAACTTCCTTCCAGTCCAGCGAATGACGCCGGTGCAGGGCGAACTGGATGCCCTGGATTCCCAGCGACAATCCCGCACCGACCGCGGCGTTGACCCCGGTCGCCATCAACAGGCGCCGCAGGATCATGCCGATCGCCAGCCGGCCCTGGGCGTAGATCTCCGGCAGGGCCTCCGGGGCCCACCAGGCGAAGAAGGCGATCTCAGCCGCCATCCACCCCAGCATCGCCAAGATCATGATCTTGGAGTACTGCACGTTCAGCGCGAACTCGTCCAGGTTGTTGCCGAGTTCCTCCGACGCGTCCGCGACCTTGTCGTAGTTGTCGGCCATCTTCTGGAGATAGGCCTCGAACTGCTCCGACGTACCACCGGTGACACCGGCCTTGAAGTCCGCCAGCACTTCCCTGGTCGCCGCCGCGGCAGCGCGCATGTCCGCGGCGTAGTCCTTGTGGCGTTGGGAAAGATCCCAGCACTTGTCCTCGTCGGCCTCGGGCCACTCACCGCCCGCGAGATCGGCGACCCACTTCAGCGCATCCGGCATCATGATGCTCACGCCGACGCACCCCCCATCGGCAAGGCATGCGACGACACAGGCCCGGAGGGCAGCAGGACAGGACCGAAGAGGACAGGACCGAACATGATTAGGAGAGCTCCTCCGCAGGACCCTGCGGCGTCCCGCCGTCTGCCGAGGTCTTCGGCTCCGCGACCGGCAGGATGTCGTCCAGCGCCCCCAGCCAATCGTCCTCGTCGTGCACCACGCCGGCGGCCGCGACCGCCTCCCGCAGCGTCCCCGGCTCCACCGTCATGCTCACAGGACCGGAGGCGTTGAGGTAGATCACGTGGTTCTCCGGCAACCGGTCGAGCAGCTCGGTGGCCCGCATGGTCCGGAAGGACAGCCGCCCCGCGGTGTGCAGGTGGTGGGGAGAGGTGAAGACGGGCACGATGGCGGACTCGTCGTCCGGCGACACCGCGGAAAGCAGACCGCCGCCGGGCGCGACGAACACCGCCACCTCCGCGGACGCCAGCTCCCGCGTCACCGCGCCCCCCGGGCCGTAACCGGTCGCCGCTAGTTGCAGCGCGGCGTCCACCGGGTCCTTGGGGGAGGTCCAGCCGAGCGCGACGGGCGAAGGGCGGTACTCCTCGTTGTCACGCCACTCGACGACCTCGCCGCGAGCGTCCGAACGCCACTGGCCGGCCAGCGCCCACACCGGCGGGGCGCCCTCGCCCGACCAGGTCGGGTCGATCATGCCGAACCAGTGGTCCGGGGCCGACCTGGCGGCCTCCCGCACGTGGTCCGGAACTGGAGGCATCCCGTCATCGGCGCGCGCCTCGTCCACCGCACCGGCGGACGCGCCGCGCGCGTCCCTGGACGCACGCCGCCCTGGACCCGCGGCGGATGCCCTGTCCTCCGCCGTGACCGGCACCATGGGGATGGCCGTAGGGGCGGCGGTTCGTGCGACCGCCGCCTCCTCGGATGCGCTGCTCATCGCCTACCCGTTGTACTTCTGCTCAGTCGGCCGCTGACCGGTCTCGGAGGTCAGCCGCTGACCGGTCTCGGCCGACTCCTGCTCGACGTTCTCCAGCGCGTGTATCAGCTGCGCCACCTCGCCGGTGGTCCGTTCCGCGAGCTTGGCCCCGTCGAACCCGGCACTCGCGGCGTCCTTGTGCGCGCTGTCGTACTGTTCGTGGAATTTCTTGCCGTTCTTGTCGTCACCGATCACGTCGCCGTACGCGTCGCAGTCCGCGTGGAACCTCTCAGCGGCCGACTGCACGTGGCCGGTCAGCTCCTGCAACTTGCGCTCAGCCGCCCGCAGCTTCTCCGTGTCGACCCGCATCGGCTCGTTCGATCCGCTCATGACTGGCCTCCTGCCCGCTTCGGGCCGAAGCCGTGCTCGACGTACTCCTTCACCGCGTCCGGGAGCTGGACCTCTTTCGGCATCAGGTCCCGCGGGTCGAAGTTGCCCTGCACCATGTCGACCGGCGTCATGCCCTCGGGCAGCCGCGCGACGGCCACCTCCATCACCTGCGACAGCGCCTTGGCCCTGGCCTGGTCGAGGGTGGTGTGAATGACCCTGGCCAGGTCCTTCGGCGCCATGTTGCGGTACGCGCCGGTGGGAAAGTCCAGCGCGATCACCTGGCCCTGCGCGCCCACCGTCGCCTTCACCACCTGCCGGGGTGCGGTGACCGTGGCCTCGATCTCGTTGATCTGCTGGCGCGTGTCGACTGCCTGCTCACGCGCGTCGCGGTATTCGGCCAGCAGATCTTCGATCTGCTGGTCGTACGGAGTCGACATTCCATTCCCTTCAACGCTGTGCACTGCGCCAAGACAGCCGGTCCCGCCAGTCAACCGTGGGTGCCGCGAAGAACCAACCGAAGCGCAGGTGATCTTGACCGCACGGACAGGTGGTTCTGCCTACTTGGTCAAACCCTTTCCCGCGCCTGCCTGCCTCACTTGGAGCCGCCGCCCCAGATGTCGTCGCTCTGCCGCAGCAGGTCGGCGACGCTGCTCCCGCCGTCCTCGTCGCGCTTCTTGGACCTGCCCTTGCCCTGAGCCGCGCCGTCCTTCTCCGCGTCGGTGTCCGAGGGGGCGGCGGAGCGCTTCTCCGGCTCGACCCCCGAGCAGGAGAAATCCCTGTGCGGGAGGGCCCCTTCGGCAGCGGGCTTGGGACGCCAGGCGGGCCGGGCAGGCTCGGCGAACGCCTGGTCCGCGCCGGCGCCACGGGCGATCATGTACGCACTGGCGCCGACCACACCAGCAGCACCCACCGCCTCCTCGCGGGAGAGCCCGGCGTCCGCCCCGGAGGCCCTGTCCGGCTGGCTCTCCTTCCTTCCGAACAGCGGAAGGAGAGAGGCGTCCCACGCGTCGGCGTCGTCGGCCTCACCCGCTGCCCGGGACGCGGCGGCGGGCGTACTCCCGGACTCCGCCGTGGGCGCTGCCGGGCGCGCCCTCGTCGGCGCCGAGGCCGTCGAGGCGTGCCCCGCCCTGGCGGACGCGGAAGCCGTGGCCGGGGCAGAGGCGGACGCCGTGGCCGGGGCGGAAGCTGACG comes from the Streptomyces sp. NBC_01471 genome and includes:
- a CDS encoding type VII secretion system-associated protein; translated protein: MSSASEEAAVARTAAPTAIPMVPVTAEDRASAAGPGRRASRDARGASAGAVDEARADDGMPPVPDHVREAARSAPDHWFGMIDPTWSGEGAPPVWALAGQWRSDARGEVVEWRDNEEYRPSPVALGWTSPKDPVDAALQLAATGYGPGGAVTRELASAEVAVFVAPGGGLLSAVSPDDESAIVPVFTSPHHLHTAGRLSFRTMRATELLDRLPENHVIYLNASGPVSMTVEPGTLREAVAAAGVVHDEDDWLGALDDILPVAEPKTSADGGTPQGPAEELS
- a CDS encoding YbaB/EbfC family nucleoid-associated protein yields the protein MSTPYDQQIEDLLAEYRDAREQAVDTRQQINEIEATVTAPRQVVKATVGAQGQVIALDFPTGAYRNMAPKDLARVIHTTLDQARAKALSQVMEVAVARLPEGMTPVDMVQGNFDPRDLMPKEVQLPDAVKEYVEHGFGPKRAGGQS